Proteins encoded together in one Hymenobacter monticola window:
- the priA gene encoding replication restart helicase PriA, whose product MNLALDFISPAPAPSADRVTLFADVILPLPLPRLYTYRVPYELNDNVVIGGRVIVQFGAKKTLSCIVAAVHEQAPKEYQAKYILEFIDDAPVVTQPQLKLFRWMADYYLCTIGEVINAALPSALKLSSESRIQLHPGFSAEENEYPLSAQEQQIVDALGTVEEGKALTFTEVGELLGITSFHKVIKSLMHKDVIFLFEHTADKYAPKVVKKVRLAHHFVSEASLEQLFMQLSTKPKQLDVLMKYLQLVPVYQNEHANQTGLEKPYLTSSPHLSASAVNTLIKNGVLEQFDQIVSRFPMENEGTIQMPFTLSESQTAARDEIMAHFGQKDIVLLHGVTGAGKTEIYIDLIRNAMDSGGQVLYLLPEIALTAQIVTRLMRVFGTRLGVYHSKFSDNERVEVWNGVLSGRFQVVIGVRSAVFLPFDNLSLIIVDEEHESSYKQYDPAPRYNAREVALMMANFQGAKTLLGSATPAVETYYQAKQGRYGLVTLSKRFGEAGMPDIELVDTRKAREHKTMHNHFTADLLGEIERKLGAKEQVILFQNRRGYAPVVACQDCGWIPKCTNCAVSLSYHKHSHELRCHYCGYHDSMVTKCPACGSRAVKTQGFGTEKIEDDLKIMLPQANVQRMDLDTTRAKNSYQQIIADFEKQATNVLVGTQMVTKGLDFANVSLVGIINADSIIHYPDFRAHERAYQMFVQVSGRAGRKGKKGKVIIQTSDPTQVIFDKVIRNDYVEFYNYEIVQRHEHGYPPFMRVIKMTVKHIDQDVGQAAAILLTQELVERLGQAAVLGPEAPYIFRIRNFFLQEITIKLDRAHTVLKHAKQQILEAMDVVRDQKEFKQARLVADVDPM is encoded by the coding sequence TTGAATCTCGCGCTTGATTTTATTTCCCCCGCCCCGGCCCCCTCGGCCGACCGGGTGACGCTGTTTGCCGACGTCATTTTGCCTCTGCCCCTGCCCCGGCTCTATACCTACCGGGTGCCGTATGAGCTGAACGACAACGTGGTGATTGGCGGGCGCGTCATCGTGCAGTTTGGGGCCAAAAAGACACTCAGCTGCATTGTGGCGGCCGTGCACGAACAGGCGCCCAAAGAATATCAGGCCAAGTACATTCTGGAATTCATCGACGACGCGCCCGTTGTCACGCAGCCACAGCTCAAGCTCTTTCGCTGGATGGCCGATTACTACCTCTGCACCATCGGTGAGGTGATAAACGCGGCTCTGCCCTCGGCTCTGAAGCTTAGCTCCGAGTCGCGCATTCAGCTGCACCCCGGCTTTTCGGCGGAGGAAAACGAGTACCCGCTCTCGGCGCAGGAGCAGCAGATAGTGGACGCGCTGGGTACCGTGGAAGAAGGCAAGGCGCTGACGTTCACCGAAGTGGGCGAGCTGCTGGGCATCACCTCCTTCCACAAGGTTATCAAGTCCTTGATGCACAAGGACGTCATCTTCCTTTTCGAGCACACGGCCGACAAGTACGCGCCCAAGGTGGTGAAGAAGGTGCGGCTGGCGCACCATTTCGTATCGGAAGCTTCCTTGGAGCAGCTGTTTATGCAGCTCAGCACCAAGCCCAAGCAGCTCGATGTGCTGATGAAGTACCTGCAGCTGGTGCCGGTGTACCAGAACGAGCACGCCAACCAAACCGGCCTGGAAAAGCCCTACCTCACCAGCAGCCCGCACCTCTCGGCCTCGGCCGTGAACACGCTCATTAAGAACGGCGTGCTGGAGCAGTTCGACCAGATTGTGTCGCGCTTCCCGATGGAGAATGAGGGCACCATCCAGATGCCGTTCACGCTGAGCGAATCGCAGACGGCGGCGCGTGACGAAATCATGGCCCACTTCGGGCAGAAGGACATCGTGCTGCTGCACGGCGTGACGGGCGCGGGCAAGACCGAAATCTACATCGACCTGATTCGCAACGCTATGGACAGCGGTGGGCAGGTGCTGTACCTGCTGCCCGAAATCGCCCTCACGGCCCAGATTGTGACGCGCCTCATGCGCGTGTTCGGCACCCGGCTGGGCGTGTACCACTCCAAATTCTCCGACAACGAGCGGGTGGAAGTATGGAATGGTGTGCTCTCGGGCCGCTTCCAGGTGGTAATTGGGGTGCGCTCGGCGGTGTTTCTGCCGTTCGACAACCTCTCGCTCATTATTGTGGACGAGGAGCACGAGTCGAGCTACAAGCAGTACGACCCCGCCCCGCGCTACAACGCCCGCGAGGTGGCCCTGATGATGGCCAACTTCCAGGGCGCCAAAACCCTGCTGGGCTCGGCCACGCCGGCTGTCGAAACCTATTATCAGGCCAAGCAGGGCCGCTACGGCTTAGTAACGCTCAGCAAGCGTTTCGGCGAGGCCGGTATGCCGGATATTGAGCTGGTGGACACGCGCAAGGCCCGCGAGCACAAAACCATGCACAATCATTTCACCGCCGATTTGCTGGGCGAAATCGAGCGCAAGCTGGGGGCCAAGGAGCAAGTCATTCTGTTTCAGAACCGGCGCGGCTACGCGCCCGTGGTGGCTTGCCAGGACTGCGGCTGGATTCCGAAATGCACCAACTGCGCCGTGAGCCTGAGCTACCACAAGCATAGCCACGAGCTGCGCTGCCACTACTGCGGCTACCACGATTCGATGGTGACCAAGTGCCCGGCCTGCGGCTCGCGAGCAGTGAAAACCCAGGGCTTCGGCACCGAGAAGATTGAGGACGACCTCAAAATCATGCTGCCCCAGGCCAACGTGCAGCGCATGGACCTGGACACCACCCGCGCCAAAAACAGCTACCAGCAAATCATTGCCGACTTCGAAAAGCAGGCCACCAACGTGCTGGTGGGCACCCAGATGGTGACCAAAGGCCTCGACTTTGCCAACGTGAGCCTCGTGGGCATCATCAACGCCGACAGCATCATCCACTACCCCGACTTCCGGGCGCACGAGCGGGCCTACCAGATGTTTGTGCAGGTGAGCGGCCGGGCCGGGCGCAAGGGCAAGAAAGGCAAGGTCATCATCCAGACGTCGGACCCCACGCAGGTGATTTTCGACAAGGTGATTCGCAACGATTACGTGGAGTTCTACAACTACGAAATCGTGCAGCGCCACGAGCACGGCTACCCGCCCTTCATGCGCGTCATCAAAATGACGGTGAAGCACATCGACCAGGACGTGGGCCAAGCCGCGGCCATTTTGCTGACGCAGGAACTGGTGGAACGGCTGGGCCAAGCGGCCGTGCTGGGGCCCGAGGCGCCCTATATCTTCCGCATCCGCAACTTCTTTTTACAGGAAATCACCATCAAGCTCGACCGCGCCCACACCGTGCTTAAGCACGCCAAGCAGCAGATTCTGGAGGCCATGGACGTGGTGCGCGACCAGAAAGAGTTCAAGCAGGCCCGCCTCGTGGCCGACGTGGACCCGATGTAA